From a single Gimesia fumaroli genomic region:
- a CDS encoding DUF1559 domain-containing protein has product MKRLVRQRGFTLIELLVVIAIIAILIALLLPAVQQAREAARRSTCKNNLKQLGLAMHNYHDAHRMFPISDAPSIHDSCTGTCAWRGMSAHALMLPYMDQANIYNQIDWNLRYDQAPNNALNNEVIPAFLCPSDLKWPGGDTGNNYVVSAGPSMYWRVGQGDQVGMFNFSKPTRIRDVLDGTSNTIAASESTVGDNTGSKFNVKTDLVRAQSFPFSERSFVSKANLDAYGTQCLTGTSNTHSHVRREWMNGIGGQTVFNTLNVPNTPNPDCHPCTGCGWYDSAGVWAARSRHTGGAHVLMGDGSVRFASDNIDTTLWQALGSTSGEETVGEW; this is encoded by the coding sequence ATGAAGCGACTGGTTCGACAACGGGGGTTTACGTTGATCGAATTGCTGGTGGTGATTGCCATCATTGCAATTCTGATTGCGTTATTACTTCCCGCCGTACAACAGGCTCGTGAAGCGGCCCGCCGTTCCACCTGCAAGAACAATCTGAAGCAGCTTGGTCTGGCGATGCACAACTATCATGACGCGCATCGCATGTTTCCGATTTCCGATGCTCCGTCTATCCATGACTCATGTACCGGAACTTGCGCATGGCGGGGTATGAGTGCCCATGCTTTGATGCTGCCTTATATGGATCAGGCAAATATCTACAATCAGATCGATTGGAATTTGCGGTATGATCAGGCACCAAACAACGCGTTGAACAATGAAGTGATTCCAGCGTTCCTGTGTCCCTCAGATCTCAAATGGCCCGGCGGAGACACTGGCAATAACTATGTGGTGAGTGCTGGTCCCTCTATGTATTGGCGTGTCGGTCAGGGTGACCAGGTTGGTATGTTTAACTTCAGCAAGCCAACACGCATCCGAGACGTATTGGATGGTACATCGAATACGATTGCTGCCAGTGAAAGTACCGTGGGTGACAATACCGGTAGCAAGTTTAATGTAAAGACCGATTTAGTCCGTGCTCAGTCTTTCCCGTTCTCTGAACGAAGCTTTGTGTCTAAGGCAAATCTGGATGCCTATGGGACTCAGTGTCTGACAGGGACATCCAATACTCACAGTCACGTGAGACGCGAATGGATGAATGGTATCGGTGGCCAAACTGTCTTCAATACATTGAACGTACCCAACACACCCAACCCGGACTGTCATCCTTGTACCGGCTGTGGCTGGTACGATTCGGCTGGAGTCTGGGCTGCCCGCAGTCGTCATACTGGCGGCGCGCATGTGTTGATGGGCGACGGTTCTGTCCGTTTTGCCAGCGATAATATTGACACAACCCTCTGGCAGGCTCTCGGTTCAACTTCAGGCGAAGAAACCGTTGGCGAATGGTAA